AAAGAAAGATGCTATTGCACTCATTGCAGCTTTTTTAGTTCTTGTTATCATTTTAATATTACCTAACCCTGATTCATTACCTATCGTAGGCCAGAGAGCGCTTGCTGTCTTAGCCTTCGCTGTTGTGTTATGGGTTACGGAAGCGGTTTCTTATCCTGTAAGTGCAGTGATGATCGTTAGTTTATTAGCTGTTCTTATCGGAATCTCCCCTACTATTGAAGATCCGGGGACCATTTATGGAACAAGTCAGGGGTTGGGTATGGCAGTAGAAGGATTTAGTTCTTCCGCTGTATTGCTTGTTGGAGGAGCACTTGTTTTAGCTACAGCCATGGAAATCACTGGACTTCATAAAAGAATAGCATTGTATATTATGTCAAAAGTTGGAACTAAACCGGGAGCACTTGTTTTGGGAACAATTATTGTCAGCTTTGTACTTGCCTTGTTTGTGCCAAGCGCTACGGCACGTGCGGGTACACTTGTGCCTATCTTATTAGGAATTGTCGCAGCATTTGGATTGGCAAAACAAAGTAAACTGGCCGCATTATTAATGATTACTGCAGTTCAGTCTATCTCCATTTGGAATATTGGAATAAAAACTGCAGCCGCGCAAAATATGGTTGCCTTAGGATTTATGGAATCGGCATTCGGTATTGATGTGACATGGGGAGAATGGTTTCTCTACGCTGCCCCGTGGGCGTTTATTATGTCCATTGTGCTTTATATTGTTATGGTTAATCTGATTAAGCCAAATATGTCAGAAATGCAGGAAGGAATAAGTATTGAAAAGCAACTAAAAGAGCTGGGTAAAATGAGTGGAAAAGAGTGGCGCTTGGTCATTATTGCCGGGTTGCTCTTATTATTCTGGTCAACAGAAGGTATTCTACATCCTTTAGATTCTACTACGGTTACCATTGTTGCTGTTGCTGTCATGCTGACACCAGTTATTGGTATCTTTTCCTGGAAAGAAGTACAGACCAAAGTACCTTGGGGCACATTGATTGTATTTGCAACGGGAATTTCATTAGGGATTGTCCTGTTAGCGACCGAAGGAGCTACCTGGCTTTCTTCCAATTCATTTGAAATACTCGGTGTATCTACCCTGCCACTGGTCGCAATGATTGCAGTACTTGCTCTATTTAATATTTTGATTCACTTAGGCTTTGCAAGCGCTACCAGTTTGGCCTCTGCTTTTATTCCGATTGTCATTGCTTTAGTCGGATCCATGGAACCAACAGCATTTAATGGCCCAGGGCTTGTCTTGATTATGCAATTTGTAATCAGTTTCGGTTTCTTATTGCCGGTCAGCGCTCCACAAAATATGCTGGCATATGGAACAGGAACATTTACTTTAAAACAATTTATCAAATCTGGTGTCCCGCTTACGGTGATTGGATACTTGCTTATTATCCTGTTTAGTGCCACGTATTGGCAGTGGGTTGGATTGTTATAATTAGCTTAAAAGCGATATAAAAGAACGTGAAGTCACTCTTTTATATCGCTTTTCATCCCCTTTTACTCCTTATTTTTCTTTACAACAGCATATTGCCAAAAAGAAATTCCCAAAAGGAAAACTTCTAAGAAAATAAAGGTAAATGTACTGGACAAAACATGCATTATTCCAGTAAACATGCCGCCTACTGCCATACCGGAATAACGGATAAAATTAAACAGGCCTAATGCAGTCCCTAAAGAGACTTGATATTTTTAGATACCAATTTGAAAAACGTAATCAGTGTTTCTAATTCATTGTCATCAAAATGATTGAAAATATCTAAATAACGTGATTCTGCTTTTTCATGTAGTTCCTCATGAATGGCAGCAAGCATATCACCGGAATCCGTTAACATATAATACACTTCTTTTTTGTTTCCATCCTGTTGTATTTTTTCAAGCATCCGATTTTCTAATAATTTCTTTACCGCTTTTGTAACAGCTGGTTTAGATATATTTAATTGCTCTGCCAAGGTCGTGTTATTTGCTTGTCCTTTTTCTTTTATAACAGCAACAACATGCAGCTGTGTTAGTGTCCAATCAGAAACAACAGCT
The nucleotide sequence above comes from Oceanobacillus timonensis. Encoded proteins:
- a CDS encoding DASS family sodium-coupled anion symporter, which gives rise to MKKKDAIALIAAFLVLVIILILPNPDSLPIVGQRALAVLAFAVVLWVTEAVSYPVSAVMIVSLLAVLIGISPTIEDPGTIYGTSQGLGMAVEGFSSSAVLLVGGALVLATAMEITGLHKRIALYIMSKVGTKPGALVLGTIIVSFVLALFVPSATARAGTLVPILLGIVAAFGLAKQSKLAALLMITAVQSISIWNIGIKTAAAQNMVALGFMESAFGIDVTWGEWFLYAAPWAFIMSIVLYIVMVNLIKPNMSEMQEGISIEKQLKELGKMSGKEWRLVIIAGLLLLFWSTEGILHPLDSTTVTIVAVAVMLTPVIGIFSWKEVQTKVPWGTLIVFATGISLGIVLLATEGATWLSSNSFEILGVSTLPLVAMIAVLALFNILIHLGFASATSLASAFIPIVIALVGSMEPTAFNGPGLVLIMQFVISFGFLLPVSAPQNMLAYGTGTFTLKQFIKSGVPLTVIGYLLIILFSATYWQWVGLL
- a CDS encoding MarR family transcriptional regulator, with protein sequence MDKKKEAIEALQQLIKEREAADRNRKAIKFNEEAVVSDWTLTQLHVVAVIKEKGQANNTTLAEQLNISKPAVTKAVKKLLENRMLEKIQQDGNKKEVYYMLTDSGDMLAAIHEELHEKAESRYLDIFNHFDDNELETLITFFKLVSKNIKSL